A single genomic interval of Dromiciops gliroides isolate mDroGli1 chromosome 1, mDroGli1.pri, whole genome shotgun sequence harbors:
- the LOC122750726 gene encoding olfactory receptor 2K2-like, translated as MVKGENHTIWTYFVLEGFSKYPKLEMVLFAFSLVMYLITLLGNSTLIVISILDFHLHTPMYFFLGNLSFMDICYTSSSIPTLLVNLLATEKTIISSGCVLQMYFSLAMGSTECVLLAVMAYDRYVAICNPLRYSIIMNQRVCIQMAAGSWITGCLTSLLETSSALQVPLCGNVIDHFTCEILAMLKLACTSSLLMDMVMLVVSVLLLPIPMLLICISYFFILSTIWRINSAEGRNKAFSTCGAHLTVVILYYGAALSMYLKPSSASSQETDKVISLLYGVLTPMLNPIIYSLRNKEVKEAAKKLLRRNSPLSKT; from the coding sequence atgGTAAAAGGAGAAAATCACACCATTTGGACCTATTTTGTTTTGGAGGGATTCTCTAAGTATCCGAAGTTAGAGATGGTTCTCTTTGCATTCAGTCTGGTAATGTACTTGATCACGCTGCTTGGGAACAGTACTCTTATTGTCATCAGCATCCTGGATTTTCACCTTCACACCCCCATGTATTTCTTCCTAGGCAACCTTTCCTTCATGGACATCTGCTACAcatcctcctctattcccacttTGCTAGTGAACTTGTTGGCCACAGAAAAAACTATCATCTCCTCAGGGTGTGTTCTGCAAATGTATTTCTCTCTTGCCATGGGGTCCACAGAGTGTGTCCTCTTGGCCGTGATGGCGTATGACCGGTACGTGGCCATCTGTAACCCCTTGCGATACTCTATCATCATGAACCAAAGGGTCTGTATACAGATGGCAGCTGGGTCGTGGATAACTGGTTGCCTCACATCACTCTTAGAAACAAGCTCTGCTCTACAGGTGCCTCTTTGTGGGAATGTGATTGATCATTTCACTTGCGAAATTCTCGCCATGTTGAAACTGGCCTGCACCAGTTCCTTACTCATGGACATGGTCATGCTAGTGGTCAGTGTGCTTCTCCTTCCCATTCCCATGCTCTTAATTtgtatttcctattttttcatcctttctacCATCTGGAGGATTAACTCAGCTGAGGGAAGAAACAAAGCCTTTTCTACCTGTGGAGCCCACCTGACCGTGGTGATTTTGTACTATGGGGCTGCCCTATCCATGTACCTCAAACCCTCATCAGCAAGCTCGCAAGAAACAGACAAAGTCATCTCCTTACTTTATGGGGTGCTGACCCCCATGCTAAATCCCATCATCTACAGTCTAAGGAACAAGGAGGTCAAGGAGGCTGCAAAAAAGCTACTGAGGAGAAATTCTCCTTTGTCAAAAACCTGA